A stretch of the Massilia varians genome encodes the following:
- a CDS encoding diacylglycerol kinase encodes MLQNEHQISEFKSTSGLNRIFAASRYSIQGLQLAWKTEHAFRQELLVSIPAILAALLLPISRLERLVLIMVLALVVIVELLNSAVEAAIDRISLERHPLSKNAKDFGSAAVFLTVILAIVTWAVIVLPVFMR; translated from the coding sequence ATGCTTCAGAACGAGCATCAGATAAGTGAATTCAAGAGTACAAGTGGGCTGAATCGCATTTTTGCGGCATCACGTTATTCTATCCAAGGTCTCCAGCTCGCGTGGAAAACAGAGCATGCATTTCGGCAAGAATTATTGGTATCAATACCTGCTATTCTCGCAGCTTTACTACTTCCAATCTCCCGCCTGGAAAGACTGGTTTTGATAATGGTCCTCGCACTAGTGGTGATTGTCGAACTGCTCAACTCAGCCGTCGAAGCAGCAATCGATCGAATCTCTCTTGAGCGGCATCCGCTATCGAAGAACGCGAAAGACTTCGGGAGTGCAGCAGTATTTTTAACCGTGATACTTGCAATAGTTACATGGGCCGTTATTGTGCTGCCCGTTTTCATGAGATAA
- a CDS encoding patatin-like phospholipase family protein: MGAYQAGVYQALDENGFCPDWVVGTSIGAINGALIAGNAPLRRLERLRQFWRHVSQAEDVDMVRMSDATRQLHARMSTAGVLMQGVSGFFSPRLLSPFSAGFPVAPEQASFYETSALAATLERFVDFDHLNQADATRLTVNALKVTDGELASFDNSTQTITVDHILASGALPPAFPPVRIDGQLYWDGGLYSNTPLESILNDEPPVDTLCFMVDLWRAQGAEPSTLDEVNTRQKDIIFSSRSTRHINAYRRTHELQCMLQRVYQMLPPSSQRDISAAVLPLLVPETTMHIVRLIYPGKDWQMAAKDINFSSGSIDWRWGQGYSDAIQAIQQAKWMDEVKGHQSIMVHELDRTSE; this comes from the coding sequence ATGGGAGCATATCAGGCGGGTGTGTATCAAGCACTCGATGAAAACGGATTTTGTCCTGACTGGGTTGTGGGCACGTCCATCGGCGCTATCAATGGCGCCCTGATCGCAGGCAATGCGCCCTTACGGCGGCTGGAGCGACTTAGGCAGTTCTGGCGCCACGTGTCACAGGCGGAGGACGTGGACATGGTACGCATGAGTGATGCCACTCGCCAACTTCATGCTCGCATGTCCACTGCTGGCGTCCTCATGCAGGGCGTTTCGGGTTTTTTCTCTCCGCGGCTGTTGAGCCCCTTTAGCGCTGGTTTCCCTGTAGCGCCTGAGCAAGCAAGTTTCTATGAAACCTCGGCGCTGGCTGCCACGCTCGAGCGTTTCGTCGATTTTGATCACCTGAATCAGGCCGACGCCACGCGCTTGACCGTCAATGCGTTGAAGGTGACCGATGGCGAACTGGCGAGCTTCGACAATAGCACTCAGACGATAACTGTCGATCATATCCTTGCCAGCGGCGCTTTGCCGCCGGCATTTCCGCCAGTTCGCATCGATGGCCAGCTTTACTGGGACGGCGGGCTCTACTCGAACACGCCGCTCGAAAGCATCCTGAATGACGAGCCTCCTGTTGATACCTTGTGTTTCATGGTCGACCTCTGGCGCGCTCAAGGAGCGGAGCCGAGCACACTTGACGAAGTCAACACACGGCAAAAAGACATCATCTTCTCTTCCCGGTCCACGCGTCATATCAACGCGTATCGGCGCACACATGAGCTTCAGTGCATGCTGCAGCGGGTCTACCAAATGCTGCCTCCTTCATCGCAGCGCGACATCAGCGCTGCGGTGCTGCCGCTACTTGTACCGGAAACCACCATGCACATCGTGCGCCTTATCTATCCCGGCAAGGACTGGCAAATGGCGGCCAAAGACATCAATTTCTCCAGCGGGTCGATCGACTGGCGTTGGGGCCAAGGTTACAGCGACGCAATCCAAGCCATTCAGCAGGCGAAATGGATGGACGAGGTGAAGGGCCATCAAAGCATCATGGTGCACGAACTGGACCGCACGAGTGAATGA
- a CDS encoding phosphoethanolamine transferase — MHFFEPILARVQDFSGRNPDLTFVLVAASGLVTIYNWRFWDSFLEVMPIESAADAGFAIAILMLLIWLHAAILLIVPSRTIMRAATCALIIAGAICAFVADTYKIQIDRDMVRNVAQTDLTEAMGLLSPRFIIYLLLLGVAPVWLLTRVRLAEVSTKRFLAQRFAGIFLGAIIVTVGIMPYSGQFATFLRTHKPLRYLINPGNAFHATWRYIHHETSLSQKPLVDVDGVITRSTSVAENKPLLVVLVVGETARAANFQFLGHEDATTPHLGKREDLYRFSNVSSCGTSTAISLPCIFSGLGRKDFDVGAPVERTNLLDTLNKAGVMVEWRDNNTGCKGICDRVPNVQFKPGTDSALCEQDYCYDEILLSGLRESVLANKKDQLRVLHQIGSHGPAYWRRYPAQFERFAPTCRTNDLSKCTKEEIHNTYDNTIVYTDYVLDRTIGMLEKLSEQYDTALLYISDHGESLGEKGLYLHGAPYRFAPKDQKHVPMILWLSSGFQQRSLLSSGCIRGMQNQPLSHDNIYHTILGMMQVRNLVYSRSQDMLLRCRQ; from the coding sequence TTGCACTTTTTTGAACCCATCTTGGCGCGTGTACAGGACTTTTCTGGGCGCAACCCCGACCTGACGTTTGTCCTCGTCGCAGCCTCGGGCTTAGTAACGATATACAACTGGCGCTTCTGGGACAGCTTTTTGGAAGTGATGCCAATTGAAAGTGCGGCGGATGCCGGTTTTGCAATCGCAATTCTGATGTTGCTTATCTGGCTCCATGCCGCAATTTTGCTTATCGTCCCAAGTCGTACGATAATGCGTGCCGCTACCTGCGCATTAATTATTGCGGGAGCGATATGTGCTTTTGTCGCGGATACCTATAAAATCCAGATAGATCGCGACATGGTACGCAACGTGGCGCAAACTGATCTCACCGAAGCAATGGGGTTGTTAAGTCCGAGATTCATTATTTATTTACTGCTCCTAGGTGTGGCTCCGGTTTGGCTGTTAACACGAGTTCGATTGGCTGAAGTCTCGACAAAACGCTTTCTCGCACAAAGATTTGCCGGAATATTTTTGGGCGCAATCATCGTAACAGTCGGAATCATGCCGTATTCAGGGCAATTCGCTACATTCTTGCGTACCCACAAACCGCTCCGTTATCTGATCAATCCCGGCAACGCGTTCCATGCCACATGGCGTTATATACATCATGAAACAAGTTTGTCGCAAAAGCCGCTCGTCGACGTTGATGGAGTAATCACTCGGTCCACTTCTGTAGCCGAGAATAAGCCATTATTGGTCGTACTCGTCGTTGGTGAAACAGCGCGGGCAGCGAACTTCCAGTTTTTAGGGCATGAAGATGCTACGACGCCGCACCTTGGAAAACGCGAAGACTTATACAGGTTTAGCAACGTGAGCAGCTGTGGTACATCTACGGCGATATCCCTGCCATGCATTTTCTCGGGGCTCGGACGCAAAGATTTCGACGTGGGGGCTCCCGTTGAACGCACTAACCTTCTTGATACATTGAACAAAGCAGGCGTAATGGTGGAATGGCGAGACAACAACACCGGATGCAAGGGAATTTGCGACCGTGTGCCGAACGTCCAATTTAAACCTGGAACCGATTCAGCATTATGCGAGCAAGATTATTGCTATGACGAAATTCTCTTGAGCGGATTGCGTGAATCTGTTTTAGCGAACAAAAAGGATCAGCTAAGAGTTTTGCATCAAATTGGCAGCCATGGGCCAGCATACTGGCGGCGCTATCCTGCACAGTTCGAGCGATTTGCGCCAACTTGCCGTACGAATGACCTCAGCAAGTGCACAAAAGAGGAAATTCACAACACCTATGACAATACGATTGTATATACTGACTACGTCCTCGATAGGACAATTGGCATGCTGGAAAAACTATCGGAGCAGTATGACACCGCACTTCTCTATATATCCGATCACGGCGAATCGCTTGGCGAAAAAGGTTTATACCTTCACGGTGCGCCCTATCGGTTCGCACCAAAGGATCAGAAACACGTGCCGATGATATTGTGGCTTTCATCAGGATTTCAACAACGATCGCTGTTATCTTCTGGATGCATACGCGGTATGCAGAACCAACCGCTCAGCCACGATAACATTTATCATACAATTCTAGGAATGATGCAAGTGAGGAATCTCGTTTATTCGCGAAGCCAAGATATGCTACTTCGCTGCCGTCAATAG
- a CDS encoding P-II family nitrogen regulator — MKQIVGIIKPFRLEAVEQALHAIDHFPGFTLLNGKGHGRGSGIHHSYAPTEWAPARDCNLLIIYCSDTQADEIVETIKKAAYTGNPSDGVIAVCNVETILRIRTGEQNDDAV, encoded by the coding sequence ATGAAACAAATTGTCGGCATCATCAAACCGTTTCGCTTGGAAGCTGTAGAGCAGGCCCTTCATGCAATTGACCATTTCCCAGGATTCACGTTATTGAACGGAAAAGGACACGGACGCGGCAGTGGTATTCATCATTCGTATGCCCCGACAGAATGGGCCCCTGCCCGCGATTGCAACTTGTTAATCATATATTGCAGTGATACTCAAGCAGATGAGATTGTTGAAACGATCAAAAAAGCTGCTTATACTGGTAACCCATCGGACGGCGTCATTGCCGTATGCAACGTCGAAACAATACTTCGCATCCGCACGGGCGAACAGAACGATGATGCGGTGTAG